The proteins below come from a single Vicia villosa cultivar HV-30 ecotype Madison, WI unplaced genomic scaffold, Vvil1.0 ctg.003976F_1_1, whole genome shotgun sequence genomic window:
- the LOC131641696 gene encoding probable polygalacturonase At1g80170, giving the protein MENKIFLVSLLCLLIVANGVSGSMMCDNNDFGMLEELNKLAIEEEYEIEELSDIPSWTSQRGGKVLVNVDSFGAAGDGETDDTEALQKAWGVACSTSKAVLLVPQGRRYLVNATRFIGPCKDNLIIQIDGTLVAPDNPKNWDSKLPRVWLDFSKLNKAVFQGSGVIDGSGSKWWAASCKKNKTNPCRGAPTAFTIDTSSGIKVKGLTIQNSQQMHFTISRCDSVRILGVKVSSPGDSPNTDGIHISESTNVIVQDCKIGTGDDCISIVNASSNIKMKRIYCGPGHGISIGSLGKDNSTGVVTKVILDTAFIKDATNGLRIKTWQGGAGYVRGVRFQNVRVENVSNPILIDQFYCDSPTTCQNQESALEISEIMYQNISGTTNSAKAIKFDCSDSVPCSKLILSNVDLEKQDGTVETYCHSAQGFGYGVVHPSADCLSSNDQISQDDDQSQSITSQDDDDIRHTEL; this is encoded by the exons ATGGAAAACAAAATTTTCTTGGTTTCTTTACTTTGTTTGCTGATAGTGGCAAATGGAGTTTCAGGAAGCATGATGTGTGACAACAACGACTTTGGCATGCTTGAAGAACTCAACAAGTTGGCAATAGAGGAAGAATATGAGATAGAGGAACTTTCTGACATACCTTCGTGGACAAGCCAGCGCGGTGGAAAGGTTCTTGTCAATGTCGATAGCTTCGGTGCTGCAGGAGATGGAGAAACCGATGATACTGAG GCTCTTCAAAAAGCATGGGGAGTTGCTTGTTCTACATCAAAAGCTGTTCTATTGGTTCCACAAGGACGCCGTTACCTTGTTAATGCAACGAGATTCATAGGGCCTTGTAAGGACAATTTAATCATCCAG ATTGATGGAACATTGGTTGCCCCGGATAATCCTAAGAACTGGGATTCAAAACTTCCACGCGTTTGGCTCGATTTTTCTAAATTGAACAAAGCTGTTTTCCAAGGCTCTGGAGTTATCGACGGCTCAGGAAGTAAATGGTGGGCAGCATCTTGCAAAAAGAACAAGACTAAT CCTTGCAGAGGCGCACCAACA GCATTTACCATTGATACAAGTTCAGGTATAAAGGTGAAAGGACTAACTATCCAGAATAGCCAACAGATGCATTTTACGATCTCGCGATGCGATTCTGTTCGAATTTTAGGAGTGAAAGTGTCTTCACCAGGAGACAGTCCAAACACTGACGGAATTCATATTAGTGAATCAACAAATGTCATTGTCCAGGACTGCAAAATCGGAACAG GGGATGATTGCATTTCAATTGTGAATGCTAGTTCCAATATCAAAATGAAGAGAATTTATTGTGGACCGGGTCATGGAATCAG CATTGGAAGCCTTGGTAAAGACAACTCAACTGGTGTTGTCACAAAAGTGATTTTGGATACAGCATTTATAAAAGACGCCACCAATGGTCTCAGAATTAAGACATGGCAG GGAGGTGCTGGATATGTTCGAGGGGTACGCTTTCAGAATGTGAGAGTCGAAAATGTATCAAACCCGATTCTTATAGATCAATTTTACTGTGATTCACCAACCACATGTCAAAACCAG GAATCAGCTTTGGAGATAAGTGAGATAATGTACCAAAACATAAGTGGGACTACAAATAGTGCTAAGGCCATTAAATTTGATTGTAGTGACAGTGTTCCATGCAGCAAATTAATACTAAGCAATGTTGATTTGGAGAAACAAGATGGCACAGTTGAAACATATTGCCATTCGGCTCAAGGATTTGGATATGGAGTAGTTCATCCTTCTGCAGATTGCCTTAGTTCCAATGATCAAATCTCTCAAGATGATGATCAATCTCAATCTATTACTTCtcaagatgatgatgatattCGTCACACCGAATTATAA
- the LOC131641700 gene encoding putative pentatricopeptide repeat-containing protein At3g05240, whose product MYKQLQTKLKNTFIRPITTTTPSNTSTPIFHNATNYIYTNNRQINAFIKSKNPNSALELFHSMQIRDTVSYNLIISSSCLPPKKAFHLYTQMGLLGIRETSTTFASVITLCTNAGFCIEGSQVHCRVVKFGFLKNVFVGGALVGFYMGFKMSGVAVELFDELSERNLAVWNVMLRGFCEMGDLEELLGFYSRMCFEDVEPNGVSFCYLIRGCSSDRRFHEGRMFQSCVLKMGLVESNVFVANALVDFYSSCGCFVGARKCFEGLKVEDVISWNSLVSVYADNDLVIEALEFFNVMLKCGHRPSVRSFVGFLNLCSRTKDNGLGKQIHCCVVKFGFDESSVFVQSALIDMYGKCLDIESSVAVFECLPKRTLECCNSMMTSLSHCGATEDVVELFGLMVDEGLMPDEVTVSTTLKALSVSASASFTSSLLLHCFALKSGVEGDTAVACSLMDAYSRCGHVELSHQIFESVRTPNAICFTSMINGYARNGMGKEGLLLLHAMIKKGVKPDGVTFLCALTGCSHTGLIEEGRLLFNSMESLHNVPPDRRHFSCMVDLLCRAGLLHEAEEFLLKAHGKGDCFMWSSLLQSCRVHKNEEVGTRAAEMLVNLDPDDPAVWLQASNFYAEIGKFDASRQTRDVAIARKMTREIGCSLIEIRQ is encoded by the coding sequence atgtaCAAACAATTACAAACTAAACTCAAAAACACCTTCATCAGacccataacaacaacaacaccttCAAACACTTCCACACCCATTTTCCACAATGCCACCAACTACATCTATACCAACAATCGTCAAATCAACGCTTTCATCAAATCCAAAAACCCAAACTCAGCACTTGAACTCTTCCACAGCATGCAAATCCGTGACACTGTCAGTTACAACTTGATCATTTCATCCTCTTGTTTGCCACCCAAGAAAGCTTTTCATCTCTATACCCAAATGGGTTTGTTGGGGATAAGAGAAACCTCAACTACTTTTGCGTCTGTTATAACTCTTTGTACCAATGCTGGGTTTTGCATTGAAGGTTCTCAGGTTCATTGTAGAGTTGTAAAGTTTGGATTTTTGAAGAATGTGTTTGTTGGTGGTGCGCTTGTTGGGTTCTATATGGGTTTTAAGATGAGTGGGGTTGCAGTTGAACTGTTTGATGAGTTGTCTGAGAGAAATttggctgtttggaatgtgatgtTACGTGGGTTTTGTGAAATGGGGGATTTGGAAGAGTTGCTTGGGTTTTACTCTAGGATGTGTTTTGAAGATGTGGAACCAAATGGGGTTAGTTTTTGTTATTTGATTAGGGGGTGTAGTAGTGATAGAAGGTTTCATGAAGGGAGGATGTTTCAGAGCTGTGTTTTGAAGATGGGTTTGGTGGAATCTAATGTTTTTGTTGCTAATGCTTTGGTGGATTTTTACTCTTCGTGTGGGTGTTTTGTTGGTGCAAGGAAGTGTTTTGAAGGGTTAAAGGTTGAGGATGTTATTTCATGGAACTCTTTGGTTTCTGTTTATGCTGACAATGATTTGGTAATTGAAGCTTTGGAGTTTTTTAATGTTATGCTAAAGTGTGGACATCGGCCGTCGGTTCGTTCGTTTGTCGGGTTCTTGAATTTATGTAGTAGAACTAAGGATAATGGTTTGGGGAAACAGATTCATTGTTGTGTTGTGaaatttggttttgatgaaaGTAGTGTGTTTGTTCAATCTGCTTTGATTGATATGTATGGAAAGTGTTTGGACATTGAGAGTTCTGTGGCCGTATTTGAATGCCTTCCTAAGAGAACTTTGGAGTGTTGTAATTCGATGATGACTTCTTTGTCTCATTGTGGTGCCACTGAAGATGTAGTGgaattgtttggattgatggttGATGAAGGTCTTATGCCGGATGAAGTTACCGTCTCGACAACATTGAAGGCGTTATCTGTGTCTGCTTCGGCAAGTTTCACCAGCTCTTTATTACTGCATTGTTTTGCATTGAAATCGGGTGTTGAAGGAGACACTGCGGTTGCATGTTCCCTTATGGATGCGTATTCAAGATGTGGACATGTGGAACTATCTCATCAGATTTTTGAGTCTGTTCGGACACCGAATGCTATTTGCTTTACTTCTATGATCAATGGTTACGCCCGAAACGGAATGGGGAAAGAAGGTCTTTTGTTGCTTCATGCTATGATCAAGAAAGGCGTAAAACCGGACGGAGTTACCTTCTTATGTGCATTAACGGGATGTAGTCACACCGGACTGATTGAAGAAGGAAGATTACTCTTTAACTCAATGGAATCTCTGCACAACGTTCCTCCAGATCGGCGACATTTTTCATGCATGGTGGATCTTTTATGCCGTGCAGGACTTCTACACGAAGCTGAAGAGTTTCTTTTAAAAGCACACGGAAAAGGAGATTGTTTCATGTGGAGTTCTTTACTCCAAAGTTGCAGGGTTCACAAGAACGAAGAGGTTGGAACAAGGGCAGCAGAAATGTTGGTTAATCTAGACCCAGATGACCCTGCAGTGTGGTTGCAAGCTTCAAATTTTTACGCCGAGATAGGAAAATTCGACGCATCAAGGCAAACAAGAGACGTTGCTATAGCAAGGAAGATGACTAGAGAGATTGGTTGCAGTTTGATTGAGATACGACAATGA